The segment gacactgaagactggagtaatgatgctaaaaattcagatttgcatcacggaatcaaattctattttaaaatatattcacaaagaaaatcgttattttacattaaattaatattatacaatattactgcttttttctagattttaatacaataatatattCTGTATactatgtaataatataataatttatttatgtgtattAGGGTGTTTACCGTAGTCAGTATGGATCGCAGCTCCTCAGGTCCCAAAGTCTCATAACTGATGCCAGAACTGTAGTTATACTGCATGAGTGAATGAGTGGGAGAGTGAAACAACATTGCTGTAATACTACAGTTATAATTGTGAGAGTGaaaaagaatattaaaaaaagaatcaGCTCACCTTGTACAGGTCTGGATTTACATTACCGCTGAGCTCTCCTAAAGTGACACAACAAACAAAAAGACTCAGAACACATTAAAGTCAAGCAGTGCGCTACCGTCAAACATCTCCTGAAAGCTAGATTGAGTCAAAATAAAACCCACCGTTCTTGTGCTTCAGGGATTTGGATCTCCTGGGAGAGTTTGGATTCTAAAATACACAgacttatttgaaatattttcagtAATTTACAATTTAGAATCTTTATCAGTTCATATCTGATAAAAGTGTTATACCTTTTCTGACTTTCTCTTCTTGGCTGTGAAAATATGAGGTTAGTAAACTGTTATCATGAATTATTTAATTCAGGCCTAGATTAGATAAAAAAATGGTGCAGGAAGTAATgggaaaagagagaaaaagacagACTGGATGCGCTCACCTTTCTTTTCTGAACCATAGGACCAGTCGTTGTCATTGATATCATCATTGTCTTCCTGGTCGCTTTCTGACTTGCTTGTGTTGTTGCTGCTGGCTATTCTATAGAAAGAGCAGAACAATCAATGCTTTGAAACATTACTATATTTTCCCTCAGGGATCATAAATAtctctctccatgttaaaaagtCTATGTGTCATCTTTGGAAAATAATCATTAGAAATGTGCCACCCcaacttttaaaacatttaaaacactgaaataaaacaaaaaggcatACAGACATTAGAACGAGTAAATCATTTTGGTCAACTATTGCTTTAAGCATTCCCTTGACCGAATAATGTCTGTGCATTTAGTGTGAGAAGCCCTCTGACCTGCGGTTGGCTATTCGGCTGCTGTTGCGGCCCATGCCGAGACACTTCTCTAGGTGAGGAGCAAAGCGAGAGGCTGCAATACTCCGGCTGCAGTTGGGACACACACACTCCTTATTCTTCCACTGGTTGAACACCTGCCCAAAGATGTCCACACCAGGCTGGTCCACTATTTCTACATCAGAAGGAGCATAAAGTAAACACATTTCAAAAGCATGCAACCCAGGCTTTAGAATTAatggatttgtttatttttttttatgactgactCACCGAAATCCTTCATACTTTCTTGGTCTGTTTCATCCAGGAAGAAATAACCCTGTTTGACCGCCCTGTGCACCTCAAAGCACAGCCCTAAACAGGCATCTTCCACTAGGTCAGAGTAGACATCATGAGCCAAGGCCTACAAAAAAGGCAGAGAGGTTTTTGCAAGATGAGTTAAATCATGTGAGCATCTTATTTGTCTATGATACAGGCTACATTTTTGGCCTGAAACTCTGACATGCATTTATGAACACAAAATTTACAAGAACAACAAAGCAGATATACagttggtcaaaagtttacagaatctgcaaaatgttaatttttttttttgtaccaaaataagatgcatcatacaaaatgcattacattttttatttagtactgacctgaatacgatagttcacataaaagatgtttacatatagtccacaagagaaaataatagttgaatttataaaaatgaccctgttcaaaagtttacatacacttgattcttaatactattataatgtttgtttgtttttttgtgatagttgctctaaactgcctgctgttctttagaataaatcttttaggtcccacaaattatttgggttttcagtatttttgtgtgtttgaacccattccaacaatgactgtatgattttgagatccatcttttcacaccgaggacaactgagggactcgtatgtaactattacagaaggttcaaaagctcaaggaaaggaaaaatcatgcattaagagccaggggtgtaaacttttgaacagaatgaagatgtatacatttttcttattttgcctaaaaaccatatttttttcatttagtactgccccctcagaagctacagaagatacttagatgtttgccagaagacaaaataagtgcaatttaccctgatcttcaaattcaaaaagttttcaccctccagctcttaatgcatcatttttcctgctgaagcatcagtgagcatttcaatcttctgtaatagttgcatatgagtccctcagttgtcctcagtgtgaaaagatggatctcaaaatcacacaggcattgttggaaagggttcaaataagcaaaaatgctgaaaaaacaaagaatttgtgcgactttttctgaagaacagcgggcagtttaactgttcaggacaaaaaaaagtgacttatcactaaacaaacaaacaaaagaatcaagtgtatgtaaacttgtaaacagggtaatttttataaattcaactattattttctcttgtggactaaacatCTTTGTGAAATATcctaatatcttattcaggtcagtactaaataaaaaataacatgcattttatatgattcctcttattttgctaaaataattaacattttgcagattctgcaagctgtatgaaaacttctgacctcaactgtatatactgtTCTGTATATTTCGTGAATGAGACCCATTATCTGCAAAGCTTTACCTCTAGCTTGGTGTTATCCAGGCCTGACAGAGACATATCCTCCATTTTCATTTGCAACAACTATTGTAGGAGAGCCCTCATTGTCGACAATGCAGAGAGTGGAAAACACTGAAAAACACAAATACAAACAAAGGCACATTACATCATACTCAAATGTGATATTATGGTATTGTCGCACCACTATCTCAAGATGAAAGTGTACCATCTCAAAATAAGAGATTAGCAAAGTTTGTtcatattgtgaattatttatcAACTAAAAGTTCTTTCGTGAAATCCAAATCTATTTTGTAGGCTACAAGGTCCATTTTCTAACACGCTTGTCAAatgtataaattatttattacgtTCAGCATTCAAGTATAACGGGAGTAACGTTACTGTGAACATGGGCGGGCAAAGCAATTATTCAGCAAAACAGCAGTTAAATAAGACGAACGGTTTCCTGTAATTAATAACCATTTTATTATTTGAACCTAATATAAACTACTGAACACACATGTACGCACTGTCAGTGTAAACACCGTTGACAGGTATGACCGTGACACTGCCCTGTTTTCTGTCATAACTTTCCATATGGGCGGGTTTGGAAAACATTGTTTCAAAACCGCAGAAAAATGTGTTACAAAGTACGCCGCGAGcagaaaataaaacatatttgttGCGCTCTTGTTTAAATTGTATCTACTCACCTAGACTGAACGGGCCGGGTCTTGTGTCATTCACGGACCCGCTGTTTTCCTGTTCAACGGCCACATAACACAAACATGCTTAAAGCGAACGTACATatgaaaatagtgaaaatattacGTTACGAAAATGATTAGACGCCTGGTTGAATAAGTCGTTTGAGTACAGATGATGTTTGAAAATATAACAACGCTGCCATTTTGGCTCCGGTTAGACATCACTAGTGTATTACCGATCTTATCGATTGAGCTGCCTTGAATTCGTTCCAATCTCACATTTAAACATATAAATGCatacattttaccaaaataagagggattatacaaaatgcatgttattttttatttggtactcacccaaataagatatttcacataaaagacgtttacatatagtccacaagagaaaataatagctgaatttataaaaatgaccctgttccttgtttttttctgaacagttaaactgcctgctgttcttcagaaaaacccttcaggtcccacaaattctttgtttgtttttttcagcatttttgtgtatttgaaccctctccaACAATGACGCTATGATTTTGAAacccatcttttcactctgagaacaactgagggactcatatgtgaccctggaccacaaacccagtcataaggttaaattttacaaaactgagatgtatacatcatatgaaagctcaataaataagctttctattgatgtatggtttgttaggataggacaatatttggccgagatacatccatttgaaaatctggaatctgagggtgcaaaaaaatcaaaatactgagaaaatcacctttaaagttgtccaaattaagttcttaacaatgcatataactaatcaaaaattacattttgatatatttatgttaggaattttacaaaaaatcgtcatggaacatgatctttacttaatttcctaatgatttttggcataaaagaaaaatcaataattttgacccatacaatgtatttttggctattgctacaaatataccccagcgacttaagactggttttgtggtccagggtcacatatatgcaactattacagaaggttaaaatgctcactgatgctccagaagtaaacacaatgcattaagagacaggggtgaaaacttttgagtggaatgaggatgtgtgcatttttctaattttgccaaaatatcatattattttttccatttagtaccgctcttcagaagctacagaaggtacttacatgtgccccaaaagacaaaatcagttaaatttaccctgatcttcaaattcaacaagttttcaccccctggcttttaatgcattgtgttttcttctgaagcatcagtgagcatttcaatcttctgtaatagttgcatatgagtccctcagttgtcctcagtgagaaaagatggatctcaaaatcacacaggcattgttggaaagggttcaaataagcaaaaatgctgaaaaaacaaagaatttgtgggacctaacggatttttctgaaggacagtggGCAGTAGGATAAACAAGAGAATAATGAACAActaaaaactaacaaacaaaaacacctgtggattattcaggtaacaacacagtattaagaattaagcatatgtaaaaaaaaaaaaaaaaaaaaaatgtgaacagggtcatttttataaattcagttaatattttttttttctcctgtggactaatatgtaaatgctttttatgtgaaatatcttattcaggtcagtactaaataaaaaacatgcattttgtatgatccctcttattttggtaaaataacatttacataggtatatgtaaactttttacttttttttaatttactacaTAAATATACCAATTACACAAGTATTTAAATGCTAATAAATGAATCAAATTCAAGATAAATGAagacaattaaaatgaaatgtgacaAAATACAAAAAGTTATGTTCTATTATTCAACATTAATAATCAGTCTTGCAATATCAACGATAACAATTGTCATAATTTTGCATATTTTTGCCATATTAGCTCCTTTTCTTAAACctattatttaaatacaattttatagtTGGTTGTTATTAGCCACAGTTTAAAGTATATTGATTGATTAAAGTAATTGGTTAAATTCAAGTATTTTACAATAAAAGAAACACAATTATTAAGGGGGTGATAAAAAAttgccctcacaaatgtaaaaaatgaacTACAGGGGGCAAAAATTTTCActtaatggaaaagttaatttccggcccacaaacacacacacactctctaaAAGAACACAAAGACAAATACAAAAAACTGTTTAAGAGAAGGTTTATTTGCTCAAATTGTAAATTGCAGGGATATAACATCTCTTGCTATAGAAAACGTCCAAATGTTTCAAATCTGTAGTACAAatttaagctttttattttttgccatttctacaaataaacaaacaaacaaacatgggaaggggtaaaaaactaaaacttaccaaattaaaaacatgtccccaactgacaaaaacaaaaactcaTTTTGGCTGCAGCAGCATATTGCTTAGCCAACTGAAAATACAAACGCAACAAAGTTCACTCAttacaaaggaaaaaaaaaaagaaagctgtATGTACAAATACCTTACAACAGCACTGAACCCAACCCAAATCTATTTGCAAGTCTCAAAAACCTATAAAATATCAACAAATCTTGAAAGGTCCACTGGGTTTCTTATCCCGGCCCATCATTCAAATCACGTGTAACCAAACTATGTTTTTCAAACGGAGCCAAAAACGCAACTTTTTGCATGAGACAGACCTTAATTGTTTCAGATGCCTAAGGGTCACATGTATGATACAGCAAATACAGCATCCAGATCTGTTTTACAGCAACCCCCCCTAACTCAAAATTATTTGCTTGCCTTTATACGCCAATTATCAACCTTTTGATGGGAAGTGAGGGAAAAAATCACTTACAGTGCCCCAACTAAGTTGAGCGCTGCATAAAAAATAGAGAGTAAAAGGTGGTAGCTCAGCGGAGGAAGCTGGGTTGTGGGTTCAACTAAATTTAGTTGCCATTTCAGGCCAGGGCATTGGAATGACAGAATTTACCAGTCACCCTCAAAACTgttcatatatatacacacacacataacgaATAAGGGTACCcctcttttaaataaaacatctCCATTACATTCCTTGAGCTGGTGCGTGAAAGACTTGTCAAGTGGTTGACATTATGGGCTACTGTGTGAAATGCAGACAGAGGAATACTgaaaaaactggaaaaaaaaaacactgagctTGAGAGCTAGGGATTCCATCATAAGTGCACTGAATTGTGGGGTAACTCACATccatcatatttaaaacatatagtTTTAAAACGAAAAACAGTTCTTTGGAGCACCAAATAAAACAGTGGTTGGAAAGAGGAACAAAAAGTCAGCTTCAAACAATACATAACCATTATTAACAAATGGAAGAAAAACATGTTGGTGCCCCATccacggaaaaaaaaaacaaaacaagcataTTTTCGCTTGCGTTGCCAAACAATTAACTCATAAACTAGTCCTCATTATGTAACATCAGTCGGTTTTATTATCTGAATGAACAGCGAACTCAAACCCATCAGCTGTCGCAAAACAGCATTTCTAAAACAGGACAAAAATAAATAGTCCATTTTCACCTCGAAAACAGTTGCTGCTGAACAAGAACCGCATGCGAAACCAGCGGGGTCCATGCGGCGACATTCAAAATGGCTTCATTGTTCCTGAAAATACCACATTTGTTTTGAACCGAAAAAGCGAAAACAAACACCAAAGCAAAAACGGAGGGAGCAGGAAAGGGAGAGGAACAAGAGAGGTAACGTTACGGACAGAAGAAAAGAAAGCAAAACATTCGTCAGAGTGCAATTATTTGGTCCCCTGTACCTCCCGAAATCATCTGTGAAACTAAGAGACTCTTTGGCTCGTTTACGGAACAGAAAACGTAATCTGGTGCTCTCTACGTCCTCCTAGCTTTAAAGTATAAAAGCAGGGCATCCTAATAACGCCTCATGACTACTATAAGCCAATAGCAGAGCACTGCACCCTTTTTTTTCGGTGTCGGGAGGAATTTAGACTATACATCCTCGTACATGTTGCCTAAAATGCCTTAAAACCTGCCGACCGAATTCATCGAGGGGGGAAGAAATAAAACCAGAAGTGCAGGGGAGAACAGAACAAAAGGAAAAGACTGTGAGAGGTGACGCAGATGTGTGACAGCGGGGTGAGCCCCCTCCTGTGGTGAGAAGAGCGCAGTGCAGAGCAGGCTCAGACCCCCGGCTCATGGCTCAGTTCACAGCATTTCTGGCAGTCTGTGGGCTCAGCCTGACTCGGCTCTGGCTCAGTCTGAGTCTGAACCTGACGAGTCAGAGCTGGAACCGCTGCTGCTGCTTTCGGATTTATTCTCTTTATCCTCAACCTCTTCATCCTCCATGTCTTCTTCATTCTGGAAGAGAATTTGGAAAGATTATTATTTCATTCAAAGCCTGATAAGGCTAAAAAAGAAATGTTCGATGGAGAAAATAGGATTTTTTAATTGCTACACTCATTATTGGTAATCAATAACAAAATGAATATTGCAAAATCAAAGGCTGATCCGATATCAGTTTTAAAATACACTGCCAgccaagatttttaatgttctgctcaccaagcctgcatttatttgatccaaagtacagcaaaagctgtaaaattttgaaatatttttactatttaaaataactgatttctatttgaatatatttaaaaatttaatttattcctgagatttcaAAGCGGATTTTTTAATACCATTACTCCAGtaatatgatccttcagaaatcattctaatattctgatttgccgctcaaaaaaaacattgaaaacagccgagtagaatttattttcagttttttttttttttagatgaacaaagttcagaagaacagaatttatatgaaatagaaatcttttgtaacattacaaatgtctttatcattacttttgatcaatttaaagcatccttgctaaatgaaagtattaatttctatactttCTTCCCCAcaccccccccaaaaaattacactgacttcacgcttttaaatggtatagtgtataatgttacaaaagctttttatttctgataaatgctgatctttggatctttcaatgaaaagaatcctgaaaaaaaaatcaagtgtttTGAATATtgctaacaacaacaacatattgcttgaacagcaaatcatcatattagaatgatttctgaacaatcatgtgacactgaagactgccgtaatgatgctaaaaatttagcttcgatcacagaaataaattacattttaaaatatatatttaaacagaaagctgttatttttaatagtaaatatatttcacaatattactgcttttgctgtactttggatcaaataaatgcaggcttggtgagcagaagagacttctttaaaaacattaccagtcaaaagtttttgaactgtaagatttttagtgtACATGTGTAAAAAATGTGACCAGCATGCTATAAATCTTACATCATCGTCATCATCACTGTCATCAGAGGATGATCCGTCATCAGATTCCTTCTCTTCTTCATCGTCATCATCGTCTTCGTCATCATCGTCGTCTTCCTCTTCCTCATCCTGTAGAGGTCACAAGTCATGCAGAACAATCAATAAGTACAAGCTGCTAAAAATGCACATAGTGGGCAATAAGCGCAAAGTGATTTAAGACTATGCATGATGAAACTCACTGATTGCTTGGCCTTGGGTTTCACTTTAGCAGCGGTGGCACCTGGTTTTGCTGTGCTCCTCCGTTTCTGAAGAAAAGtttcaaaaaaaaacaacaacattaaacaGGCAGAAAATTTTACAAAAGAACCAAATTTattgaaattaaatatttaatcaattaatatctttttataatatgtgaccctggaccacaaaacaagtcttaagtagcacaagtcatatttgtagcaatagccaaaaatacactgtatgggtcaaaatcatcgatttttcttttaagccaaaaatcattagcatattaagtaaagatcatgttccatgaagatattttgtaaatgttctaccataaatatataaaaacttgatttttgaatagtaatatgcattgctaaaaacttcatttggacaactttaaag is part of the Garra rufa chromosome 1, GarRuf1.0, whole genome shotgun sequence genome and harbors:
- the atxn7l3a gene encoding ataxin-7-like protein 3 isoform X1 encodes the protein MKMEDMSLSGLDNTKLEALAHDVYSDLVEDACLGLCFEVHRAVKQGYFFLDETDQESMKDFEIVDQPGVDIFGQVFNQWKNKECVCPNCSRSIAASRFAPHLEKCLGMGRNSSRIANRRIASSNNTSKSESDQEDNDDINDNDWSYGSEKKAKKRKSEKNPNSPRRSKSLKHKNGELSGNVNPDLYKYNYSSGISYETLGPEELRSILTTQCGVVSEHTKKMCTRSQRCPQHTDEQRRAVRVFLLGPSASTLPDSDPMLENDGYDAPDGQLIMSRLQWDGSSDISPSDSASSKAISFSGTNNSESKRPKKKKKPSTLSLTTAGGGGERDKGPERERGGDRERVVGGGSSSSSSQNPLGLSSRKKRPKLPVPPAPSIYEDLN
- the atxn7l3a gene encoding ataxin-7-like protein 3 isoform X3 — translated: MKMEDMSLSGLDNTKLEALAHDVYSDLVEDACLGLCFEVHRAVKQGYFFLDETDQESMKDFEIVDQPGVDIFGQVFNQWKNKECVCPNCSRSIAASRFAPHLEKCLGMGRNSSRIANRRIASSNNTSKSESDQEDNDDINDNDWSYGSEKKAKKRKSEKNPNSPRRSKSLKHKNGELSGNVNPDLYKYNYSSGISYETLGPEELRSILTTQCGVVSEHTKKMCTRSTLPDSDPMLENDGYDAPDGQLIMSRLQWDGSSDISPSDSASSKAISFSGTNNSESKRPKKKKKPSTLSLTTAGGGGERDKGPERERGGDRERVVGGGSSSSSSQNPLGLSSRKKRPKLPVPPAPSIYEDLN
- the atxn7l3a gene encoding ataxin-7-like protein 3 isoform X2 — protein: MKMEDMSLSGLDNTKLEALAHDVYSDLVEDACLGLCFEVHRAVKQGYFFLDETDQESMKDFEIVDQPGVDIFGQVFNQWKNKECVCPNCSRSIAASRFAPHLEKCLGMGRNSSRIANRRIASSNNTSKSESDQEDNDDINDNDWSYGSEKKAKKRKSEKNPNSPRRSKSLKHKNGELSGNVNPDLYKYNYSSGISYETLGPEELRSILTTQCGVVSEHTKKMCTRSQRCPQHTDEQRRAVRVFLLGPSASTLPDSDPMLENDGYDAPDGQLIMSRLQWDGSSDISPSDSASSKASTNNSESKRPKKKKKPSTLSLTTAGGGGERDKGPERERGGDRERVVGGGSSSSSSQNPLGLSSRKKRPKLPVPPAPSIYEDLN